The Plutella xylostella chromosome 12, ilPluXylo3.1, whole genome shotgun sequence genome includes a window with the following:
- the LOC125489226 gene encoding juvenile hormone esterase-like has protein sequence MAAVLWFASIILFIAGSSASDYSNREFKKTCDNGLPVKTNSGLVCGEVRHYKNTTFGSFRGVPYARPPLGELRYKKPRKAKSWDDYLDASSEGSICPQSIIIYGPLMEPKGIAEDCLNVNVYVPLAGGKIPRKKRLPILVYIHGGGFAVGSGDSDIHGPEYFLTRDVVVVTFNYRLGALGFLSLNTSSVPGNNGLRDQLYLLRWVQKNGKRFGGDINDVTIFGQSAGAACVHLLTLSPLTQDRSLFQKAILMSGSAVRSFYNYEPEFAATVATSFLTLMGINATDPDAIYQQLLAADTNQYIEATRQIQEQTGLPPFAPVVESIHEGVTRVIDMDPDQLIAAGRGQEIPLLISFTELECGSLKARINETDLPGKLDANSDLALPSVLQTATNKAELAVVVKDRYFTGPNATLDEFVNFCSDSLFKYPAIYTAQRRAQLGGAESFLYQFAYRAENRILESLGFDIEEAGHIEDLTTVFKPNSNVSFPEEVFERSFDRVMQDWTVDILVNFMKNSAPAASTLAWPPVSRFLFRYQDVVSDSYKLSSLQADASTNEMVQFYTELFNNATSNPTA, from the exons aTGGCGGCTGTACTCTGGTTTGCATCTATCATCCTCTTTATTGCtg GGTCTTCAGCTTCAGATTACAGCAACAGAGAATTTAAGAAAACCTGCGACAATGGCTTACCTGTGAAAACAAATAGCGGTTTGGTTTGTGGAGAGGTCAGGCATTATAAGAACACCACATTTGGAAGTTTCCGAGGAGTGCCGTATGCCAGACCACCGCTTGGCGAATTGAGATACAAa AAACCTAGAAAAGCTAAGTCGTGGGATGACTACTTAGACGCTTCGTCAGAGGGTTCCATTTGCCCTCAGTCCATAATAATTTACGGACCTTTGATGGAACCGAAAGGGATCGCCGAGGATTGCTTGAATGTCAATGTCTACGTCCCACTAGCGGGAGGTAAAATCCCAAGGAAGAAGAGGTTGCCAATCCTAGTGTACATCCACGGAGGAGGATTCGCCGTGGGGTCTGGAGACTCTGACATCCATGGACCAGAATACTTCTTGACTAGGGATGTCGTGGTCGTCACGTTCAACTACAG ATTGGGGGCACTTGGTTTCTTGTCTTTGAACACGTCATCAGTGCCTGGAAACAATGGCCTTCGCGATCAGCTGTATCTTCTCCGGTGGGTGCAGAAGAACGGGAAGAGATTCGGAGGCGACATTAATGACGTCACAATCTTCGGTCAGAGTGCCGGCGCAGCCTGCGTCCACCTGCTGACTCTCTCACCCCTCACTCAGGATAGAAGTTTGTTtcaaaa agCAATCTTAATGAGCGGCTCTGCTGTCCGAAGCTTTTACAACTACGAGCCAGAGTTCGCGGCCACCGTCGCCACCAGCTTCCTCACCCTCATGGGCATCAACGCCACAGACCCAGACGCCATCTACCAACAGCTCCTGGCAGCCGACACCAACCAGTACATAGAGGCCACCAGGCAAATACAAGAGCAGACAGGCCTACCACCCTTTGCCCCTGTCGTAGAATCTATTCACGAAGGAGTGACACGAGTCATAGACATGGATCCCGACCAACTCATAGCGGCCGGACGCGGTCAAGAAATCCCACTTCTGATTAGCTTCACTGAATTAGAATGCGGGTCATTGAAAGCGCGTATTAATGAAACCGATTTACCGGGAAAGCTGGATGCTAATTCTGATTTGGCACTGCCTTCAGTGCTTCAAACTGCGACGAACAAAGCTGAGCTAGCCGTGGTTGTGAAGGATAGATACTTTACTGGCCCCAATGCGACATTGGATGAGTTTGTGAATTTCTGTTCTGATTCTCTCTTCAAATATCCTGCGATCTACACGGCGCAGAGGCGTGCCCAGCTAGGTGGAGCCGAATCATTCCTGTACCAGTTTGCTTACAGAGCAGAAAACAGAATTCTAGAAAGTCTAGGATTTGATATAGAAGAAGCTGGTCATATAGAGGATTTGACGACCGTGTTTAAACCAAACAGCAATGTTAGCTTTCCCGAGGAGGTGTTTGAAAGAAGTTTTGACCGCGTGATGCAGGACTGGACTGTAGACATCCTTGTCAACTTTATGAAAAACAG TGCCCCAGCCGCCTCGACCCTGGCGTGGCCTCCCGTGAGCCGCTTCCTCTTCCGATACCAGGACGTCGTCAGCGACAGCTACAAGTTGTCGTCGCTTCAGGCAGACGCGTCCACCAATGAAATGGTGCAGTTCTACACTGAACTGTTCAACAACGCTACCTCAAACCCAACTGCGTAA